From Lolium perenne isolate Kyuss_39 chromosome 5, Kyuss_2.0, whole genome shotgun sequence, a single genomic window includes:
- the LOC127302221 gene encoding uncharacterized protein: MASSPPSSKKIAWSHAKADAGSRNGIICLHCGKKIGGGGITRLKYHLAGITGQVEPCRKVPKDVKRQMLGLVAELRIKEERRNRTRHEARAGQNSRLDDSSDVDLTLEGGSASQSRPSRKRRSGCVSPETVTGSEPGTGSAGLVAPEDSVQDGRDGSDAPDDLLHNAWSHAKVDADSRNAIICLHCGKKIGGGGITRLKYHLAGVPGQVESCRKVPKDVKRQMMELVDELRIKEERRNRTRHGTRILFEDSLDANLTTEGGSASQFGPSRKRRSGCLSPEAVIGSKPNTGEPVAPEDMVQDRRDSLDAPNDLLRNARIAMARWWHDVNIPFSAANSPFYQPMIQAIASAGLSFKGPSYHDLRGPLLKDVAADIRGYLNDLKREWSVYGCSVIVDRQVDHGKGNLTNFLVRCPRGTMFLKSVDTPTEEASLLAIFDQVVREVGPENIVQFITDIDETYKVAVNLLAVRHGTFVWSPCAARCIDLMLENLADPRYFPMISETLSKARKITKFIYNHAWVLSLMRKDFTNGKDLCRPSITRYATHFLTLQCILKFEKELRQMVTSNKWVKSTYGKSGVGKEIAAIILKDVDFWAWCKHVAKVTEPLLRVLHLVDSNEKHSMGYLYDAMEKAKESIRRRLMHNACLYGPYVRLIDARLEKQLNSPLYAAGCFFNPGIYFSPSFKMQSIVSRGLIKTITSLVLGEETQDKVFLQLEEYKKSTGDFGLPIAIRQREKLNPVAWWENFGNGTLELQSLAIRVLSQCCSATGCERNWDVFEYLHSTKLSRLEQSRLNDVVFVQYNLKLKERNLHKCKVDIDPISLDNIDVLDEWVSEEPSLLCRDDLSWENIDAPFAEPTSDDEELLAIENGEEAPAGPVAATSWSMADGSYYCPHPDQDPFIYVTQSGGK; the protein is encoded by the exons ATGGCATCGTCTCCACCTTCCTCAAAAAAAATTGCTTGGAGTCATGCAAAGGCAGATGCCGGTTCAAGGAATGGCATAATATGTCTTCATTGTGGGAAgaagattggtggcggcggcattACGCGCCTTAAATATCATCTTGCTGGAATTACTGGCCAAGTTGAACCTTGCAGGAAGGTGCCCAAAGACGTCAAGCGTCAAATGCTGGGATTGGTTGCTGAGCTGCGGATAAAGGAGGAAAGAAGGAACAGAACACGGCATGAAGCTAGAGCTGGCCAGAATTCACGTCTTGACGATTCTTCGGATGTTGATTTGACGTTGGAAGGAGGCTCTGCAAGTCAATCTCGACCGTCAAGGAAGCGAAGATCAGGATGTGTTTCTCCAGAAACTGTTACAGGTTCAGAACCAGGCACAGGCAGTGCTGGCTTGGTAGCTCCAGAAGACAGTGTTCAAGATGGCAGGGATGGTTCAGATGCTCCAGATGATCTGTTACACAATGCTTGGAGTCATGCAAAGGTAGATGCCGATTCAAGGAATGCTATAATTTGTCTTCATTGTGGGAagaagattggtggtggtggcatcaCACGCCTTAAATATCATCTTGCTGGAGTTCCAGGCCAGGTTGAATCTTGCAGGAAAGTGCCCAAAGATGTCAAGCGTCAGATGATGGAATTAGTTGATGAGCTGCGAATAAAGGAGGAAAGAAGGAACAGAACACGTCATGGAACTAGAATTCTATTTGAAGACTCTTTGGATGCTAATTTGACGACGGAAGGAGGCTCTGCAAGTCAATTTGGACCATCAAGGAAGCGAAGATCTGGATGCCTTTCTCCTGAAGCTGTTATAGGTTCAAAACCAAATACTGGTGAACCGGTAGCTCCAGAAGACATGGTTCAAGATAGGAGGGATAGTTTAGATGCTCCAAATGATCTGTTACGCAATGCTAGAATTGCTATGGCAAGATGGTGGCACGATGTTAATATACCCTTTAGTGCGGCTAACTCTCCTTTCTATCAGCCGATGATACAAGCCATAGCATCTGCTGGATTGAGCTTCAAGGGACCATCATATCATGACCTACGTGGGCCACTGTTGAAAGATGTTGCTGCTGACATTCGTGGATACCTTAATGATCTCAAGAGAGAATGGAGTGTTTATGGCTGTTCAGtcattgttgacagacaggtaGATCATGGAAAGGGTAATCTCACAAATTTTCTTGTGCGCTGTCCACGAGGTACCATGTTTTTGAAATCTGTTGATACACCAACAGAGGAAGCATCTTTACTTGCGATCTTTGATCAGGTTGTTAGAGAAGTTGGACCAGAAAACATTGTTCAGTTTATCACTGACATAGATGAAACTTACAAGGTTGCTGTTAATCTTTTGGCAGTAAGACACGGCACTTTTGTTTGGTCTCCATGTGCTGCACGTTGCATTGATTTGATGTTGGAGAATTTGGCAGATCCTAGATATTTCCCTATGATTAGTGAAACTTTAAGTAAAGCAAGGAAGATAACAAAGTTCATATATAATCATGCATGGGTTTTGTCTTTGATGAGGAAAGATTTCACAAATGGTAAAGATCTGTGTCGTCCATCCATCACAAGATATGCTACACATTTTCTCACTCTCCAGTGCATTCTTAAATTTGAGAAAGAACTACGTCAAATGGTTACCAGTAACAAATGGGTGAAATCAACTTATGGTAAAAGTGGTGTGGGAAAAGAGATTGCAGCTATTATTTTGAAAGATGTCGATTTTTGGGCCTGGTGCAAACATGTAGCGAAAGTCACTGAGCCACTACTGCGTGTACTACACTTGGTGGATAGTAATGAAAAACATTCAATGGGTTACTTGTATGATGCTATGGAAAAGGCAAAGGAATCAATAAGGAGAAGGCTGATGCACAATGCTTGTCTGTATGGGCCTTACGTTAGACTAATCGATGCTAGGTTGGAGAAGCAACTTAACAGTCCATTGTATGCAGCAGGATGTTTTTTCAATCCTGGTATTTACTTCAGTCCTTCTTTTAAGATGCAAAGTATTGTGTCTAGGGGGCTTATTAAGACAATCACTAGTTTGGTCCTTGGTGAGGAGACCCAAGACAAGGTATTTCTCCAGCTTGAGGAGTACAAGAAATCAACTGGTGACTTTGGCCTTCCAATTGCAATTCGTCAACGAGAGAAACTTAATCCAG TTGCATGGTGGGAGAACTTTGGCAATGGAACTTTAGAACTCCAAAGTCTTGCGATACGAGTTCTTAGCCAATGTTGTAGTGCAACAGGCTGTGAAAGGAATTGGGATGTTTTTGAGTATCTTCATTCCACAAAGCTAAGCAGGCTTGAACAATCAAGGCTAAACGatgttgtttttgttcaatacaATCTGAAGCTTAAAGAAAG GAACTTGCACAAGTGCAAAGTCGACATTGACCCTATTAGCCTGGACAACATCGACGTTTTGGATGAATGGGTCAGTGAAGAGCCTAGCCTTCTTTGCCGAGATGACCTGAGCTGGGAGAACATAGATGCACCATTTGCTGAACCGACTTCAGACGACGAAGAACTCCTCGCTATCGAGAATGGCGAAGAGGCCCCAGCAGGCCCAGTGGCAGCAACATCCTGGTCGATGGCCGATGGCTCGTATTATTGCCCACATCCAGATCAGGATCCTTTTATCTATGTGACTCAATCTGGTGGAAAATAA
- the LOC127302222 gene encoding uncharacterized protein — MAKRLVARMMGMFRSRTQVGVDRAGNNYYSLVEEVDGAMKEKRWVEFKGDQDPTTVPVEWICWLNGQRKKAPTPEELAELEARRERVRQNVELLKKKEEEERRAGVRPVKKIGKTESPNLRSFTQQFPGTSVDQKKGPESKPNGPTDAQDATTDNDRSTEPTGTGASFKPGTWLPPS; from the exons atGGCGAAGCGgctggtggcgcggatgatggggATGTTCCGGTCGCGGACGCAGGTGGGCGTCGACAGGGCCGGCAACAACTACTACTCCCTCGTCGAGGAGGTCGACGGCGCCA TGAAGGAGAAGCGGTGGGTGGAGTTCAAGGGCGACCAGGACCCGACCACTGTTCCAG TTGAGTGGATTTGCTGGTTGAATGGACAAAGGAAGAAAGCCCCCACACCAGAG GAATTGGCTGAGCTGGAGGCAAGGCGTGAGCGTGTCAGGCAAAATGTTGAAC TTctcaaaaagaaagaagaagaggaaAGAAGGGCTGGTGTCCGACCAGTCAAGAAAATCG GGAAAACCGAATCTCCAAATCTGAGAAGTTTTACGCAGCAGTTCCCTGGTACTTCTGTAGATCAAAAGAAAG GACCTGAATCTAAGCCTAATGGTCCGACTGATGCACAAGATGCCACAACAGATAATGACAG GTCTACGGAACCAACAGGTACGGGTGCATCTTTTAAGCCAGGAACTTGGCTGCCACCATCATGA
- the LOC127304179 gene encoding uncharacterized protein has product MAALQYMYWEKVQPPGAPAFNPLVCMYPLMKNWTKVEGKKRDASDAQYGRGKGNIDNDITAEHRLSKINIGNSVGRKTSVSRNATKAPAKNPPYMEQLLERVNRMSGELTLVRKQIATIADSCAERVIAKLNQEGIIYRRENKGTSEGDKESESSHKGVYPSKYFTSVQKDEDVDDDDVNEDELDNANGSTPAPPVARKLMVDDPQPSFTRYLFVASNFHSLDALLQVNDLTEDHVETAVSLVKELSKCSRRRNKKVYSSEGLVLTAHHVASIITHDWLMGDVINAYVRHLSRRVPDDRVLSTTWRSTHLIEGKTRGRDYFPPGHPQIEIEKNQAIHRCMDEYFHKPKYYLAVNVNGNHWVTVVMHVPKKEFQVLDSLYVLRSYIHIIEALTLVDSTREVMVGEIIFSPSNELDRIKDKLLNPNGEEDDA; this is encoded by the exons ATGGCGGCATTACAG TACATGTATTGGGAGAAGGTGCAACCTCCTGGTGCACCAGCCTTTAACCCACTGGTATGTATGTACCCATTGATGAAGAACTGGACCAAAGTTGAAGGGAAGAAGAGAGACGCCTCCGACGCACAATATGGCCGTGGGAAGGGAAAT ATTGACAATGATATTACTGCGGAGCATAGACTCTCAAAAATAAACATAGGAAATAGTGTTGGGAGAAAAACATCCGTTTCAAGGAACGCCACAAAAGCTCCTGCGAAAAACCCCCCTTACATGGAGCAACTTTTGGAAAGGGTTAATCGCATGTCTGGGGAGCTTACTCTTGTCCGTAAGCAGATTGCAACTATAGCAGATTCATGCGCAGAG AGAGTTATTGCAAAGTTAAATCAGGAGGGGATCATTTATAGACGTGAGAACAAAGGCACGTCTGAAGGGGACAAGGAAAGCGAGAGCAGCCATAAGGGAGTTTATCCATCAAAGTACTTCACATCAGTTCAAAAGGACGAGGATGTTGACGACGATGATGTTAACGAGGACGAGCTAGACAATGCAAATGGCAGCACACCTGCACCACCTGTTGCACGCAAATTAATGGTCGATGATCCTCAACCATCT TTCACCCGTTACTTGTTCGTTGCAAGTAACTTCCATTCACTAGATGCACTACTTCAGGTAAATGATTTGACTGAAGATCACGTCGAAACTGCCGTGTCACTTGTAAAAGAACTATCAAAGTGCTCCCGACGCCGCAACAAAAAAGTTTACTCTTCTGAAGGACTCGTGCTGACTGCCCACCATGTTGCATCTATTATAACCCATGACTGGTTGATGGGCGAT GTCATCAATGCTTATGTGCGACACTTGTCTCGTCGTGTTCCAGATGATCGTGTCCTGTCCACCACATGGAGGTCGACGCATCTCATAGAAGGGAAGACGAGGGGTAGAGATTATTTTCCACCCGGCCACCCCCAGATCGAAATAGAGAAGAATCAAGCCATTCACAGATGCATGGACGAGTATTTCCATAAACCGAAG TACTATCTCGCAGTAAACGTTAATGGCAATCATTGGGTCACCGTCGTGATGCATGTACCCAAGAAGGAATTTCAAGTATTAGATTCCCTCTATGTTCTTCGCAGTTACATACATATCATTGAAGCATTG ACACTCGTTGACTCTACCAGAGAAGTTATGGTCGGTGAAATAATTTTTTCACCTAGTAACGAGCTGGATAGGATCAAAGATAAACTACTCAACCCCAATGGCGAGGAAGATGATGCTTAG